The genomic interval CGCCCCATCCGTTCAGTCAAACGGGAAAGCTTTTGCTCATGAAAATAAGATAACCCCGTATGAATCCGATCCTCAAAAGGCTCAAGCCATCTTGTTTCTAAGCTATTAGAACCAAAATAAACGCCTAGCAAAGACCCAGCTGTTGCCCCAAAGCTGTCCGTATCGTTGCCTTGCATCACCTGCTTGCATATCCCATCGCCGACATTTTCTGCGAATCGAAACGTATTAATTAAGGTCCCTATTTCCTGATAAACCTGACAGTGGGAATAATTCGCATACTTATGGTTAATACGCTCATAGGCTTCCAGCCAGTTATCTGCATTTGCAACCATCTGCTGGCAATCCTGAGCAGCCTCATAGAATCGGCTCCTTCTAGGTACGAATTGCAGTGCAGTACTAATAATTTCAATCGGATCGCGAAGCACATGTGCGACAGCAATCGCAGCAGCAATGAACATGGTAGCGTAGATACCGGTACGGCGGTGTGTAAAGCTTGCATCCCGCCATGCCAGCTCGGCAGCAAGAGCTGGTTGACCGGGGCAGGCATAGCCGTAAGCATCTGCACGAATCGCTGCTCCGCATAGTTCCGTGTCCTGTACCAAGAAGTCAGGCCAAGCTTCTATTTCAGCATGATTGAATATTTCCCTATCATGCTCCAAATAGCTAAACCCAGATCGTAGTAAGATGGCTCTCTCTGGACCCCAAGTTGTACTTATCGGAAGATGATTTATCCATAAATCTCTTATATTTCTTTTTGTAAAGCCTTCGCCGAATTGCTCTAGCACCATCATTCCCATTATTGTGTAATTGATATCGTCATCAGGTGCTACATAACGAATTTTTCCCCGAGCTGTCTCATACCAAGACCAATGACGACGACCCAACGCATCTAGCATCTCATCAGAAATATAATCGTTCAGCGGCCATTCCCCTACCGATGCAAGCGCTTGATGCAATTCCGAAAGGCTGGGGTTTACCTCAATAGGCTTGCCCAGCATCGAGCCGCATACGGAAGCTAGAAATCCCGCCTCTACTCGCTTAGCACTGTCCTTAAAATTCAGGATTCCGACCTGACCGAGAGGCCTTGTCGGATCACATTCCTGCCATATCTCCTCTAAATCGTTTGGCTCATAGTAAGTCCAATTCTCCCTCATTGGAATGGCAGCCAAACTATGGGCGAAGTCCAGATAGGCGTCATAGCTTTCGGGAAGCTGTACCAGCTTGGCTAAATAACCCGAGGTTTGATAACCTTGCTCAAATTTATTGCGTAGAATTCCTTCCAATTGACGTTTAAGAAATGTGAGTGATGGCAACATAATTTGTATCTCCTTTGTCCGATTATTGATCTGCATGACATATATTCTCAAATGCGAAGTGCCCTAAGTATGAAAACGATAGTAGATGGAAAAGCAGCTTACAAGACTATTGGTTATTCCTTTACAGATCCTAACGTAATCCCACTAATAAAAAATCTTTGCAAAAACGGATAAATAATTAAAACAGGAATCATCGCAATAAAGATTTTGGCTGCGTTTAAGGTCTGATTAGAAAGTTCACTCATCTTTTGAATTTGTTCTGCAGTCATCGTTTGCGCATCAATGATGACGACCAATTGTTGGATGTAGGTTTGCAGCGGATAATGATCGGCATTGGACATGAGAACAAGACCGTTAAAAAATTCGTTCCAATGATAGACAATACTGAATA from Paenibacillus sp. FSL K6-3182 carries:
- a CDS encoding ADP-ribosylglycohydrolase family protein gives rise to the protein MLPSLTFLKRQLEGILRNKFEQGYQTSGYLAKLVQLPESYDAYLDFAHSLAAIPMRENWTYYEPNDLEEIWQECDPTRPLGQVGILNFKDSAKRVEAGFLASVCGSMLGKPIEVNPSLSELHQALASVGEWPLNDYISDEMLDALGRRHWSWYETARGKIRYVAPDDDINYTIMGMMVLEQFGEGFTKRNIRDLWINHLPISTTWGPERAILLRSGFSYLEHDREIFNHAEIEAWPDFLVQDTELCGAAIRADAYGYACPGQPALAAELAWRDASFTHRRTGIYATMFIAAAIAVAHVLRDPIEIISTALQFVPRRSRFYEAAQDCQQMVANADNWLEAYERINHKYANYSHCQVYQEIGTLINTFRFAENVGDGICKQVMQGNDTDSFGATAGSLLGVYFGSNSLETRWLEPFEDRIHTGLSYFHEQKLSRLTERMGRLPELLHTGQHRIQPSELYVYENTDMNRL